A genomic window from Osmia bicornis bicornis chromosome 6, iOsmBic2.1, whole genome shotgun sequence includes:
- the LOC114873146 gene encoding uncharacterized protein LOC114873146 isoform X3, which produces MNLRQNIQWSINADISTMNINLLRGLSWCLLSMVPFQLLTSSRRSAEITVDSGEQNAVFVRLSESAALPTSGVSATITEIRDEGKPEAASRRLSEVDRILLESLDIGHSRPRPTGRFLTMHKRRRKRLTTRSLTQEPGILDDIFHGLVQCVLQKAGNWRFNAFTLETVTGGRSLPVLCVHLFHWYGLLQHFNLDVVTVWKLFAFIEEGYHSTNPYHNSIHATDVTQAMHCFLQEEKIRTHLTNLEIMAALIAAVTHDLDHPGVNQPFLVATSNHLAALYQNTSVLENHHWRSAIGCLLESGVSDQLPANVRPELQRHISSLILATDITRQQEFLVRFKHYLDENLLEMKRPDDRHFILQIALKCADISNPCRPWDISRKWSYKVCEEFFRQGDYERRLNLPVTPLCDRHTTSIPKIQVGFLKFVVTPLYEEWHRFLGDGLSVTLMDHLRANQKKWEALNLQETAEETETEISELEEAEDAVSSVDDPVADEDAAGSIDLLIPAAYVQSSRMQSLPARVGLERVGRRHSVPLSVSKPLTLLPRTAARRESLPTEQSKSKTNLLLKLEEQSFLDPSSLSLLSSKSSIGQELSPNANTGERPVSAESLLPEPSIASITNSAEASRLSTVLQPDGQKGGTQSKQLTRQQTFPPLQQYVRMRYLSATAEMAQCYSQILLEGDSSSSSSCSAKEKSCSDGRCGTPPKFEGTSSQVKTSVKITKEIEVPGKKYGSAIPELFKQKMEPPSSGDHLRRHSVQTIRVEDASLKTGKRRPSSAQGIDFTQSFYASLTGSTEEKESRATETVSKTDGTTTSVFVSKVKLDDDKPVGENQRTTVAFKSDQCSSMQVTRIKCSIDSELRRYSTPVPETKTIKMTDSGGRRFTAIPVTSELSTHKVFFIGSPPDSPPLVQSVSSSSDSGSEPRRSIGGGGGGGDSNNEVVSTGSKRDSEPMKEKTSKIAKLSHDVQMKENVDPRTVEDPKGIPLSRKGSQSWARRRGSAPVGLLSRLDDIAMPPIPSRVDHTSRRGSVPADITRHQGGGVNRLALGPREGNVATPRRASLPQETALGNLLGNILSLTNERENLPINNNNNNNNTGSSNNNGITRLIDSTGPSMPSPRRGSVPADISELRRDMFNRSSINGKPRNRKKILRRRSSGGPEMFSGGSTDGNDNGTWLKWKRELGKKDSIPEPLVKRRGSLPIEMVAISHAGSGSGARRSSLWRL; this is translated from the exons AGGAGAAGCGCAGAGATAACGGTGGACAGCGGGGAACAGAATGCTGTATTCGTCCGTCTTTCCG AAAGCGCCGCACTGCCAACGTCTGGTGTGTCAGCAACTATAACAGAGATTCGGGATGAAGGAAAACCGGAAGCAGCGTCGAGACGTTTGTCAGAGGTGGACCGAATCCTGCTGGAAAGTTTGGATATCGGTCACTCGAGACCTAGGCCTACCGGTCGATTCCTGACGATGCATAAAAGACGTCGTAAGAGGCTTACCACGAGATCCTTAACTCAAGAGCCTGGTATTTTGGACGATATTTTCCACGGCCTGGTTCAG TGCGTGTTACAAAAGGCCGGAAACTGGCGATTTAATGCATTCACGCTGGAAACAGTGACGGGAG GACGTTCCCTACCGGTGTTATGCGTGCATCTTTTTCACTGGTACGGGCTACTGCAACACTTTAATCTAGACGTGGTAACGGTATGGAAATTATTTG CCTTCATCGAGGAAGGTTATCACAGTACAAATCCTTACCACAACAGTATACACGCCACAGATGTTACTCAGGCGATGCATTGCTTCCTCCAAGAGGAAAAG ATTAGAACACACTTAACCAACTTGGAGATCATGGCTGCACTGATAGCCGCGGTGACGCATGATCTGGATCATCCGGGCGTCAATCAACCGTTTCTGGTTGCCACGAGCAATCATTTGGCTGCTCTCTATCAA AACACGTCGGTTCTTGAGAATCATCATTGGAGATCTGCGATCGGCTGTCTGTTAGAAAGCGGCGTCTCGGATCAATTGCCTGCTAACGTGAGACCTGAACTTCAACGACACATCAGCTCGTTGATTTTGGCCACGGACATCACGAGGCAACAGGAATTTCTCGTTCGATTCAAG CACTATTTGGATGAAAATCTCCTAGAAATGAAGCGACCGGACGATCGGCACTTCATTTTGCAAATAGCTCTGAAATGTGCAGATATATCGAACCCGTGCAGACCGTGGGATATTTCAAGGAAATGGTCGTACAAAGTATGCGAAGAATTCTTTCGGCAGGGCGATTACGAGCGTCGATTGAACCTTCCAGTAACGCCGTTATGCGATCGGCATACCACTAGCATACCAAAGATACAAGTTGGATTCCTCAAGTTCGTCGTGACGCCTCTGTACGAGGAATGGCATCGTTTCCTCGGCGACGGATTAAGCGTAACGTTGATGGACCATCTACGCGCTAATCAGAAGAAATGGGAAGCCTTGAATCTGCAGGAAACCGCGGAGGAAACGGAAACGGAGATATCCGAGCTGGAGGAAGCGGAAGACGCGGTTAGCTCTGTGGATGATCCGGTCGCGGACGAGGACGCAGCAGGAAGCATCGACTTGCTGATACCGGCTGCGTACGTTCAGTCTTCCCGGATGCAAAGCCTACCGGCGCGAGTTGGCTTGGAACGCGTGGGAAGACGTCATTCGGTGCCGCTGAGCGTATCGAAGCCCTTAACGTTGCTGCCGCGAACCGCAGCCAGACGCGAAAGTCTGCCCACTGAGCAGAGTAAATCAAAAACGAATCTGTTGCTAAAGTTGGAGGAGCAAAGCTTCCTGGATCCCAGCTCGTTATCGTTGCTATCGTCCAAGAGCAGCATAGGCCAGGAACTCTCACCGAACGCCAATACCGGTGAGAGACCTGTCAGTGCTGAGAGTCTTCTACCAGAACCGAGTATAGCTAGCATCACAAATAGCGCTGAAGCGTCGAGGCTAAGTACAGTCTTGCAGCCAGACGGTCAGAAAGGAGGTACACAATCGAAGCAGTTAACCAGGCAACAAACCTTCCCTCCCCTGCAGCAATACGTCAGAATGAGATATCTGTCTGCCACCGCGGAAATGGCGCAATGCTACTCTCAGATCTTGCTAGAGGGAGACAGCTCTAGCTCGTCGTCCTGCTCTGCCAAGGAGAAATCTTGCTCGGATGGTCGTTGTGGTACACCGCCAAAGTTCGAGGGAACCTCGTCACAAGTAAAGACTAGCGTAAAGATAACGAAAGAGATTGAGGTACCAGGAAAGAAATACGGGTCCGCGATTCCAGAATTGTTTAAGCAGAAGATGGAGCCTCCTTCGAGTGGCGATCATTTGAGACGTCATTCGGTGCAAACTATCCGCGTCGAAGACGCCAGCCTTAAAACTGGCAAAAGGCGACCCTCTTCTGCTCAAGGAATCGATTTCACGCAGAGTTTCTATGCGTCTTTGACCGGTTCCAccgaagagaaagagagtcGTGCTACTGAAACAGTCTCCAAGACGGATGGTACTACTACTTCCGTCTTCGTTTCGAAAGTGAAATTAGATGATGATAAACCGGTAGGCGAGAATCAACGGACTACAGTGGCGTTCAAGTCGGATCAGTGCAGTTCGATGCAGGTTACGAGAATAAAGTGCAGCATCGACTCTGAATTACGAAGATACTCAACTCCTGTGCCAGAAACTAAGACAATAAAAATGACTGATAGCGGGGGTAGACGATTTACCGCAATACCAGTGACCTCCGAGCTTAGTACTCATAAGGTGTTCTTCATCGGAAGCCCACCGGATTCACCGCCTCTCGTGCAAAGCGTGTCGTCGTCCAGCGATAGTGGTAGTGAACCGCGACGAAGTATcggcggtggtggtggtggtggtgattCGAATAACGAAGTCGTTTCTACTGGCAGCAAACGTGACTCGGAACCTATGAAAGAAAAGACCTCTAAGATTGCCAAATTGAGCCACGATGTACAGATGAAGGAAAACGTTGATCCACGGACGGTAGAAGATCCTAAAGGGATTCCTTTGTCTCGAAAGGGTAGTCAG TCATGGGCTAGAAGGCGTGGATCTGCTCCAGTTGGTTTGCTATCAAGATTAGATGACATCGCAATGCCACCTATACCATCTAGAGTTGATCATACTTCCAGACGTGGGTCTGTACCCGCCGACATTACCAGGCATCAAG GTGGAGGTGTCAATAGATTAGCCTTAGGACCTCGGGAGGGTAATGTTGCAACACCTAGGAGAGCCAGTCTTCCACAAGAAACTGCTCTTGGAAATCTTCTTGGCAATATTTTATCTTTAACCA ATGAACGAGAAAATCTCCcaataaataataacaataataataacaataccggAAGTAGCAACAATAACGGAATAACAAGACTAATCGATAGCACCGGCCCTAGCATGCCGTCTCCGCGGCGAGGTTCAGTGCCAGCAGACATATCTGAATTACGCCGTGATATGTTCAATAGGAGTAGTATAAATGGTAAGCCTCGTAATCGGAAAAAGATTTTGAGGAGGAGAAGTTCCGGAGGACCGGAAATGTTTTCTGGAGGATCAACAGATGGAAACGATAATGGCACATGGCTTAAATGGAAGAGGGAACTTGGAAAAAAGGACTCTATTCCTGAACCACTCGTCAAACGAAGAGGTTCCCTGCCCATAGAGATGGTGGCCATTTCTCATGCTG GATCTGGATCAGGAGCACGAAGATCAAGCTTGTGGAGACTTTAG
- the LOC114873146 gene encoding uncharacterized protein LOC114873146 isoform X1, with translation MQCGLCAVVAGLFRRAMCIAGSRRGSGESCYQELTTEAQVRRHSQVAPIETGLKAAEIAEHVKEAVQTQERRSAEITVDSGEQNAVFVRLSESAALPTSGVSATITEIRDEGKPEAASRRLSEVDRILLESLDIGHSRPRPTGRFLTMHKRRRKRLTTRSLTQEPGILDDIFHGLVQCVLQKAGNWRFNAFTLETVTGGRSLPVLCVHLFHWYGLLQHFNLDVVTVWKLFAFIEEGYHSTNPYHNSIHATDVTQAMHCFLQEEKIRTHLTNLEIMAALIAAVTHDLDHPGVNQPFLVATSNHLAALYQNTSVLENHHWRSAIGCLLESGVSDQLPANVRPELQRHISSLILATDITRQQEFLVRFKHYLDENLLEMKRPDDRHFILQIALKCADISNPCRPWDISRKWSYKVCEEFFRQGDYERRLNLPVTPLCDRHTTSIPKIQVGFLKFVVTPLYEEWHRFLGDGLSVTLMDHLRANQKKWEALNLQETAEETETEISELEEAEDAVSSVDDPVADEDAAGSIDLLIPAAYVQSSRMQSLPARVGLERVGRRHSVPLSVSKPLTLLPRTAARRESLPTEQSKSKTNLLLKLEEQSFLDPSSLSLLSSKSSIGQELSPNANTGERPVSAESLLPEPSIASITNSAEASRLSTVLQPDGQKGGTQSKQLTRQQTFPPLQQYVRMRYLSATAEMAQCYSQILLEGDSSSSSSCSAKEKSCSDGRCGTPPKFEGTSSQVKTSVKITKEIEVPGKKYGSAIPELFKQKMEPPSSGDHLRRHSVQTIRVEDASLKTGKRRPSSAQGIDFTQSFYASLTGSTEEKESRATETVSKTDGTTTSVFVSKVKLDDDKPVGENQRTTVAFKSDQCSSMQVTRIKCSIDSELRRYSTPVPETKTIKMTDSGGRRFTAIPVTSELSTHKVFFIGSPPDSPPLVQSVSSSSDSGSEPRRSIGGGGGGGDSNNEVVSTGSKRDSEPMKEKTSKIAKLSHDVQMKENVDPRTVEDPKGIPLSRKGSQSWARRRGSAPVGLLSRLDDIAMPPIPSRVDHTSRRGSVPADITRHQGGGVNRLALGPREGNVATPRRASLPQETALGNLLGNILSLTNERENLPINNNNNNNNTGSSNNNGITRLIDSTGPSMPSPRRGSVPADISELRRDMFNRSSINGKPRNRKKILRRRSSGGPEMFSGGSTDGNDNGTWLKWKRELGKKDSIPEPLVKRRGSLPIEMVAISHAGSGSGARRSSLWRL, from the exons AGGAGAAGCGCAGAGATAACGGTGGACAGCGGGGAACAGAATGCTGTATTCGTCCGTCTTTCCG AAAGCGCCGCACTGCCAACGTCTGGTGTGTCAGCAACTATAACAGAGATTCGGGATGAAGGAAAACCGGAAGCAGCGTCGAGACGTTTGTCAGAGGTGGACCGAATCCTGCTGGAAAGTTTGGATATCGGTCACTCGAGACCTAGGCCTACCGGTCGATTCCTGACGATGCATAAAAGACGTCGTAAGAGGCTTACCACGAGATCCTTAACTCAAGAGCCTGGTATTTTGGACGATATTTTCCACGGCCTGGTTCAG TGCGTGTTACAAAAGGCCGGAAACTGGCGATTTAATGCATTCACGCTGGAAACAGTGACGGGAG GACGTTCCCTACCGGTGTTATGCGTGCATCTTTTTCACTGGTACGGGCTACTGCAACACTTTAATCTAGACGTGGTAACGGTATGGAAATTATTTG CCTTCATCGAGGAAGGTTATCACAGTACAAATCCTTACCACAACAGTATACACGCCACAGATGTTACTCAGGCGATGCATTGCTTCCTCCAAGAGGAAAAG ATTAGAACACACTTAACCAACTTGGAGATCATGGCTGCACTGATAGCCGCGGTGACGCATGATCTGGATCATCCGGGCGTCAATCAACCGTTTCTGGTTGCCACGAGCAATCATTTGGCTGCTCTCTATCAA AACACGTCGGTTCTTGAGAATCATCATTGGAGATCTGCGATCGGCTGTCTGTTAGAAAGCGGCGTCTCGGATCAATTGCCTGCTAACGTGAGACCTGAACTTCAACGACACATCAGCTCGTTGATTTTGGCCACGGACATCACGAGGCAACAGGAATTTCTCGTTCGATTCAAG CACTATTTGGATGAAAATCTCCTAGAAATGAAGCGACCGGACGATCGGCACTTCATTTTGCAAATAGCTCTGAAATGTGCAGATATATCGAACCCGTGCAGACCGTGGGATATTTCAAGGAAATGGTCGTACAAAGTATGCGAAGAATTCTTTCGGCAGGGCGATTACGAGCGTCGATTGAACCTTCCAGTAACGCCGTTATGCGATCGGCATACCACTAGCATACCAAAGATACAAGTTGGATTCCTCAAGTTCGTCGTGACGCCTCTGTACGAGGAATGGCATCGTTTCCTCGGCGACGGATTAAGCGTAACGTTGATGGACCATCTACGCGCTAATCAGAAGAAATGGGAAGCCTTGAATCTGCAGGAAACCGCGGAGGAAACGGAAACGGAGATATCCGAGCTGGAGGAAGCGGAAGACGCGGTTAGCTCTGTGGATGATCCGGTCGCGGACGAGGACGCAGCAGGAAGCATCGACTTGCTGATACCGGCTGCGTACGTTCAGTCTTCCCGGATGCAAAGCCTACCGGCGCGAGTTGGCTTGGAACGCGTGGGAAGACGTCATTCGGTGCCGCTGAGCGTATCGAAGCCCTTAACGTTGCTGCCGCGAACCGCAGCCAGACGCGAAAGTCTGCCCACTGAGCAGAGTAAATCAAAAACGAATCTGTTGCTAAAGTTGGAGGAGCAAAGCTTCCTGGATCCCAGCTCGTTATCGTTGCTATCGTCCAAGAGCAGCATAGGCCAGGAACTCTCACCGAACGCCAATACCGGTGAGAGACCTGTCAGTGCTGAGAGTCTTCTACCAGAACCGAGTATAGCTAGCATCACAAATAGCGCTGAAGCGTCGAGGCTAAGTACAGTCTTGCAGCCAGACGGTCAGAAAGGAGGTACACAATCGAAGCAGTTAACCAGGCAACAAACCTTCCCTCCCCTGCAGCAATACGTCAGAATGAGATATCTGTCTGCCACCGCGGAAATGGCGCAATGCTACTCTCAGATCTTGCTAGAGGGAGACAGCTCTAGCTCGTCGTCCTGCTCTGCCAAGGAGAAATCTTGCTCGGATGGTCGTTGTGGTACACCGCCAAAGTTCGAGGGAACCTCGTCACAAGTAAAGACTAGCGTAAAGATAACGAAAGAGATTGAGGTACCAGGAAAGAAATACGGGTCCGCGATTCCAGAATTGTTTAAGCAGAAGATGGAGCCTCCTTCGAGTGGCGATCATTTGAGACGTCATTCGGTGCAAACTATCCGCGTCGAAGACGCCAGCCTTAAAACTGGCAAAAGGCGACCCTCTTCTGCTCAAGGAATCGATTTCACGCAGAGTTTCTATGCGTCTTTGACCGGTTCCAccgaagagaaagagagtcGTGCTACTGAAACAGTCTCCAAGACGGATGGTACTACTACTTCCGTCTTCGTTTCGAAAGTGAAATTAGATGATGATAAACCGGTAGGCGAGAATCAACGGACTACAGTGGCGTTCAAGTCGGATCAGTGCAGTTCGATGCAGGTTACGAGAATAAAGTGCAGCATCGACTCTGAATTACGAAGATACTCAACTCCTGTGCCAGAAACTAAGACAATAAAAATGACTGATAGCGGGGGTAGACGATTTACCGCAATACCAGTGACCTCCGAGCTTAGTACTCATAAGGTGTTCTTCATCGGAAGCCCACCGGATTCACCGCCTCTCGTGCAAAGCGTGTCGTCGTCCAGCGATAGTGGTAGTGAACCGCGACGAAGTATcggcggtggtggtggtggtggtgattCGAATAACGAAGTCGTTTCTACTGGCAGCAAACGTGACTCGGAACCTATGAAAGAAAAGACCTCTAAGATTGCCAAATTGAGCCACGATGTACAGATGAAGGAAAACGTTGATCCACGGACGGTAGAAGATCCTAAAGGGATTCCTTTGTCTCGAAAGGGTAGTCAG TCATGGGCTAGAAGGCGTGGATCTGCTCCAGTTGGTTTGCTATCAAGATTAGATGACATCGCAATGCCACCTATACCATCTAGAGTTGATCATACTTCCAGACGTGGGTCTGTACCCGCCGACATTACCAGGCATCAAG GTGGAGGTGTCAATAGATTAGCCTTAGGACCTCGGGAGGGTAATGTTGCAACACCTAGGAGAGCCAGTCTTCCACAAGAAACTGCTCTTGGAAATCTTCTTGGCAATATTTTATCTTTAACCA ATGAACGAGAAAATCTCCcaataaataataacaataataataacaataccggAAGTAGCAACAATAACGGAATAACAAGACTAATCGATAGCACCGGCCCTAGCATGCCGTCTCCGCGGCGAGGTTCAGTGCCAGCAGACATATCTGAATTACGCCGTGATATGTTCAATAGGAGTAGTATAAATGGTAAGCCTCGTAATCGGAAAAAGATTTTGAGGAGGAGAAGTTCCGGAGGACCGGAAATGTTTTCTGGAGGATCAACAGATGGAAACGATAATGGCACATGGCTTAAATGGAAGAGGGAACTTGGAAAAAAGGACTCTATTCCTGAACCACTCGTCAAACGAAGAGGTTCCCTGCCCATAGAGATGGTGGCCATTTCTCATGCTG GATCTGGATCAGGAGCACGAAGATCAAGCTTGTGGAGACTTTAG
- the LOC114873146 gene encoding uncharacterized protein LOC114873146 isoform X4, producing MQCGLCAVVAGLFRRAMCIAGSRRGSGESCYQELTTEAQVRRHSQVAPIETGLKAAEIAEHVKEAVQTQERRSAEITVDSGEQNAVFVRLSESAALPTSGVSATITEIRDEGKPEAASRRLSEVDRILLESLDIGHSRPRPTGRFLTMHKRRRKRLTTRSLTQEPGILDDIFHGLVQCVLQKAGNWRFNAFTLETVTGGRSLPVLCVHLFHWYGLLQHFNLDVVTVWKLFAFIEEGYHSTNPYHNSIHATDVTQAMHCFLQEEKIRTHLTNLEIMAALIAAVTHDLDHPGVNQPFLVATSNHLAALYQNTSVLENHHWRSAIGCLLESGVSDQLPANVRPELQRHISSLILATDITRQQEFLVRFKHYLDENLLEMKRPDDRHFILQIALKCADISNPCRPWDISRKWSYKVCEEFFRQGDYERRLNLPVTPLCDRHTTSIPKIQVGFLKFVVTPLYEEWHRFLGDGLSVTLMDHLRANQKKWEALNLQETAEETETEISELEEAEDAVSSVDDPVADEDAAGSIDLLIPAAYVQSSRMQSLPARVGLERVGRRHSVPLSVSKPLTLLPRTAARRESLPTEQSKSKTNLLLKLEEQSFLDPSSLSLLSSKSSIGQELSPNANTGERPVSAESLLPEPSIASITNSAEASRLSTVLQPDGQKGGTQSKQLTRQQTFPPLQQYVRMRYLSATAEMAQCYSQILLEGDSSSSSSCSAKEKSCSDGRCGTPPKFEGTSSQVKTSVKITKEIEVPGKKYGSAIPELFKQKMEPPSSGDHLRRHSVQTIRVEDASLKTGKRRPSSAQGIDFTQSFYASLTGSTEEKESRATETVSKTDGTTTSVFVSKVKLDDDKPVGENQRTTVAFKSDQCSSMQVTRIKCSIDSELRRYSTPVPETKTIKMTDSGGRRFTAIPVTSELSTHKVFFIGSPPDSPPLVQSVSSSSDSGSEPRRSIGGGGGGGDSNNEVVSTGSKRDSEPMKEKTSKIAKLSHDVQMKENVDPRTVEDPKGIPLSRKGSQSWARRRGSAPVGLLSRLDDIAMPPIPSRVDHTSRRGSVPADITRHQGGGVNRLALGPREGNVATPRRASLPQETALGNLLGNILSLTNERENLPINNNNNNNNTGSSNNNGITRLIDSTGPSMPSPRRGSVPADISELRRDMFNRSSINGSGSGARRSSLWRL from the exons AGGAGAAGCGCAGAGATAACGGTGGACAGCGGGGAACAGAATGCTGTATTCGTCCGTCTTTCCG AAAGCGCCGCACTGCCAACGTCTGGTGTGTCAGCAACTATAACAGAGATTCGGGATGAAGGAAAACCGGAAGCAGCGTCGAGACGTTTGTCAGAGGTGGACCGAATCCTGCTGGAAAGTTTGGATATCGGTCACTCGAGACCTAGGCCTACCGGTCGATTCCTGACGATGCATAAAAGACGTCGTAAGAGGCTTACCACGAGATCCTTAACTCAAGAGCCTGGTATTTTGGACGATATTTTCCACGGCCTGGTTCAG TGCGTGTTACAAAAGGCCGGAAACTGGCGATTTAATGCATTCACGCTGGAAACAGTGACGGGAG GACGTTCCCTACCGGTGTTATGCGTGCATCTTTTTCACTGGTACGGGCTACTGCAACACTTTAATCTAGACGTGGTAACGGTATGGAAATTATTTG CCTTCATCGAGGAAGGTTATCACAGTACAAATCCTTACCACAACAGTATACACGCCACAGATGTTACTCAGGCGATGCATTGCTTCCTCCAAGAGGAAAAG ATTAGAACACACTTAACCAACTTGGAGATCATGGCTGCACTGATAGCCGCGGTGACGCATGATCTGGATCATCCGGGCGTCAATCAACCGTTTCTGGTTGCCACGAGCAATCATTTGGCTGCTCTCTATCAA AACACGTCGGTTCTTGAGAATCATCATTGGAGATCTGCGATCGGCTGTCTGTTAGAAAGCGGCGTCTCGGATCAATTGCCTGCTAACGTGAGACCTGAACTTCAACGACACATCAGCTCGTTGATTTTGGCCACGGACATCACGAGGCAACAGGAATTTCTCGTTCGATTCAAG CACTATTTGGATGAAAATCTCCTAGAAATGAAGCGACCGGACGATCGGCACTTCATTTTGCAAATAGCTCTGAAATGTGCAGATATATCGAACCCGTGCAGACCGTGGGATATTTCAAGGAAATGGTCGTACAAAGTATGCGAAGAATTCTTTCGGCAGGGCGATTACGAGCGTCGATTGAACCTTCCAGTAACGCCGTTATGCGATCGGCATACCACTAGCATACCAAAGATACAAGTTGGATTCCTCAAGTTCGTCGTGACGCCTCTGTACGAGGAATGGCATCGTTTCCTCGGCGACGGATTAAGCGTAACGTTGATGGACCATCTACGCGCTAATCAGAAGAAATGGGAAGCCTTGAATCTGCAGGAAACCGCGGAGGAAACGGAAACGGAGATATCCGAGCTGGAGGAAGCGGAAGACGCGGTTAGCTCTGTGGATGATCCGGTCGCGGACGAGGACGCAGCAGGAAGCATCGACTTGCTGATACCGGCTGCGTACGTTCAGTCTTCCCGGATGCAAAGCCTACCGGCGCGAGTTGGCTTGGAACGCGTGGGAAGACGTCATTCGGTGCCGCTGAGCGTATCGAAGCCCTTAACGTTGCTGCCGCGAACCGCAGCCAGACGCGAAAGTCTGCCCACTGAGCAGAGTAAATCAAAAACGAATCTGTTGCTAAAGTTGGAGGAGCAAAGCTTCCTGGATCCCAGCTCGTTATCGTTGCTATCGTCCAAGAGCAGCATAGGCCAGGAACTCTCACCGAACGCCAATACCGGTGAGAGACCTGTCAGTGCTGAGAGTCTTCTACCAGAACCGAGTATAGCTAGCATCACAAATAGCGCTGAAGCGTCGAGGCTAAGTACAGTCTTGCAGCCAGACGGTCAGAAAGGAGGTACACAATCGAAGCAGTTAACCAGGCAACAAACCTTCCCTCCCCTGCAGCAATACGTCAGAATGAGATATCTGTCTGCCACCGCGGAAATGGCGCAATGCTACTCTCAGATCTTGCTAGAGGGAGACAGCTCTAGCTCGTCGTCCTGCTCTGCCAAGGAGAAATCTTGCTCGGATGGTCGTTGTGGTACACCGCCAAAGTTCGAGGGAACCTCGTCACAAGTAAAGACTAGCGTAAAGATAACGAAAGAGATTGAGGTACCAGGAAAGAAATACGGGTCCGCGATTCCAGAATTGTTTAAGCAGAAGATGGAGCCTCCTTCGAGTGGCGATCATTTGAGACGTCATTCGGTGCAAACTATCCGCGTCGAAGACGCCAGCCTTAAAACTGGCAAAAGGCGACCCTCTTCTGCTCAAGGAATCGATTTCACGCAGAGTTTCTATGCGTCTTTGACCGGTTCCAccgaagagaaagagagtcGTGCTACTGAAACAGTCTCCAAGACGGATGGTACTACTACTTCCGTCTTCGTTTCGAAAGTGAAATTAGATGATGATAAACCGGTAGGCGAGAATCAACGGACTACAGTGGCGTTCAAGTCGGATCAGTGCAGTTCGATGCAGGTTACGAGAATAAAGTGCAGCATCGACTCTGAATTACGAAGATACTCAACTCCTGTGCCAGAAACTAAGACAATAAAAATGACTGATAGCGGGGGTAGACGATTTACCGCAATACCAGTGACCTCCGAGCTTAGTACTCATAAGGTGTTCTTCATCGGAAGCCCACCGGATTCACCGCCTCTCGTGCAAAGCGTGTCGTCGTCCAGCGATAGTGGTAGTGAACCGCGACGAAGTATcggcggtggtggtggtggtggtgattCGAATAACGAAGTCGTTTCTACTGGCAGCAAACGTGACTCGGAACCTATGAAAGAAAAGACCTCTAAGATTGCCAAATTGAGCCACGATGTACAGATGAAGGAAAACGTTGATCCACGGACGGTAGAAGATCCTAAAGGGATTCCTTTGTCTCGAAAGGGTAGTCAG TCATGGGCTAGAAGGCGTGGATCTGCTCCAGTTGGTTTGCTATCAAGATTAGATGACATCGCAATGCCACCTATACCATCTAGAGTTGATCATACTTCCAGACGTGGGTCTGTACCCGCCGACATTACCAGGCATCAAG GTGGAGGTGTCAATAGATTAGCCTTAGGACCTCGGGAGGGTAATGTTGCAACACCTAGGAGAGCCAGTCTTCCACAAGAAACTGCTCTTGGAAATCTTCTTGGCAATATTTTATCTTTAACCA ATGAACGAGAAAATCTCCcaataaataataacaataataataacaataccggAAGTAGCAACAATAACGGAATAACAAGACTAATCGATAGCACCGGCCCTAGCATGCCGTCTCCGCGGCGAGGTTCAGTGCCAGCAGACATATCTGAATTACGCCGTGATATGTTCAATAGGAGTAGTATAAATG GATCTGGATCAGGAGCACGAAGATCAAGCTTGTGGAGACTTTAG